A region from the Triticum aestivum cultivar Chinese Spring chromosome 3D, IWGSC CS RefSeq v2.1, whole genome shotgun sequence genome encodes:
- the LOC123075132 gene encoding probably inactive leucine-rich repeat receptor-like protein kinase At5g48380: protein MADDTKFLLWLLLLSSSSLCHGSELDIQCLKSVQKSVADPNGILKSSWKFNKNGRSGYICGFTGVECWSHDDNRVLTLRLPNLGLQGPFPQGLHDCTSMIALDLSGNGFSGPIPSRIAHDAPHLSYLDLSNNSFSGEIPDGIANMVYLNVLNLEYSRLDGQIPERFNALGRLTTFSVADNLLSGPVPSLLRKFPASHFAGNRGLCGAPLDGCPGKRWGLITINDQSTVGAAVGFVVGFVAAFYFPHWFGFSGRPRACSLRV from the coding sequence ATGGCCGATGATACCAAGTTCCTCCTGTGGCTGCTGCTCCTGAGCAGCTCATCGTTGTGCCACGGTTCTGAGCTTGACATCCAGTGCCTGAAGTCCGTACAAAAATCAGTGGCCGACCCAAACGGCATCCTCAAATCCTCTTGGAAATTCAACAAGAACGGCCGCAGCGGCTACATATGCGGATTCACCGGCGTGGAATGCTGGAGCCACGACGATAACAGGGTGCTCACTCTGCGCCTGCCCAACTTGGGACTCCAAGGGCCGTTCCCCCAAGGCCTCCATGACTGCACGAGCATGATCGCGCTGGACCTCTCAGGCAACGGTTTCTCAGGGCCGATCCCTTCGCGCATCGCACACGATGCGCCGCACCTGTCGTACCTGGACCTCTCGAACAACAgcttctccggcgagatcccggaCGGCATCGCCAACATGGTGTATCTCAACGTGCTCAACCTCGAGTACAGCCGGCTCGACGGCCAGATTCCGGAGCGGTTCAACGCGCTTGGCCGGTTAACGACGTTCAGCGTCGCGGACAACCTGTTATCGGGGCCTGTTCCTTCTTTGCTGCGGAAGTTTCCGGCCTCGCACTTTGCTGGTAACCGTGGGCTCTGCGGTGCGCCGTTGGACGGGTGCCCTGGCAAGAGATGGGGATTGATCACGATCAACGACCAGTCTACTGTCGGAGCGGCTGTCGGGTTCGTCGTGGGGTTCGTGGCGGCTTTCTACTTCCCGCACTGGTTCGGCTTCTCCGGGAGGCCCCGTGCTTGCAGCCTCCGCGTATGA